From Candidatus Zixiibacteriota bacterium, a single genomic window includes:
- the fabF gene encoding beta-ketoacyl-ACP synthase II: protein MNRTATLRRVVVTGMGGITPLGNNVEDTWQALLAGRSGVGPCTRFDVSDYSTQIAAEVKDLDVSELIDKKELRRMDLAEQYAIMASEEALNHSKLDLDSLDLDLCGVVIGSGIGGISTFEQQHARLLKGGPGKVSPFFIPMMITDMCAGLVSIRYNFRGPNYATVSACASSAHAISDAFKIIQRGQAEVMIAGGAEATITPVSMAGFCQARAMSTRNDDPTAASRPFDKQRDGFVMGEGAGILILEAHDHAVARGARMYGEILGSGMTADAHHITAPHPEGHGARRAMEAALKDAQLTSDQIDYVNTHGTATGLGDIAETKAIKDVLGDRAYEIPCNSTKSMSGHLLGSAGAIEAIATILSIDESVVHPTINLDYPDPDCDLDYVPQKKREVSINCALSNSFGFGGHNVTLVVGSVNGSR, encoded by the coding sequence ATGAACAGGACCGCGACTCTAAGAAGAGTGGTTGTAACCGGGATGGGGGGGATAACTCCCCTCGGTAACAACGTCGAAGATACCTGGCAGGCATTACTTGCCGGCAGGTCAGGGGTTGGTCCGTGTACCCGATTCGACGTCAGTGATTACTCGACTCAGATTGCTGCCGAGGTCAAGGATCTGGATGTCTCCGAGTTAATCGATAAGAAAGAACTGAGGCGGATGGATCTGGCCGAGCAGTATGCCATCATGGCCAGCGAAGAGGCTCTGAATCACAGCAAGCTCGATCTGGATTCGTTGGATCTTGATCTCTGCGGCGTGGTTATAGGGTCTGGGATCGGCGGTATCTCTACTTTCGAGCAGCAGCATGCGCGGCTTCTCAAAGGGGGACCCGGCAAGGTTTCACCGTTCTTTATTCCGATGATGATTACTGATATGTGCGCCGGGTTGGTCTCTATTCGGTACAACTTTCGTGGTCCCAATTATGCCACCGTGTCCGCCTGTGCTTCATCGGCGCACGCCATATCGGATGCTTTCAAGATCATTCAACGAGGTCAGGCCGAGGTCATGATCGCCGGCGGCGCTGAAGCCACGATCACGCCGGTTTCGATGGCCGGTTTTTGTCAAGCCCGCGCTATGTCCACGCGCAACGATGATCCGACAGCCGCTTCGCGGCCGTTCGACAAGCAGCGTGATGGGTTTGTGATGGGCGAAGGGGCCGGGATCTTGATATTGGAAGCGCATGACCATGCAGTAGCGCGCGGTGCGCGTATGTACGGCGAGATACTCGGCTCGGGCATGACGGCCGACGCTCACCACATTACCGCACCTCATCCCGAAGGTCACGGCGCTCGTCGGGCCATGGAGGCGGCCTTGAAAGACGCCCAGTTGACATCGGACCAAATCGATTATGTCAACACCCACGGTACGGCCACCGGGCTGGGTGATATTGCCGAAACCAAGGCAATCAAAGATGTGCTGGGCGATCGTGCTTACGAGATTCCGTGCAACTCCACCAAGTCGATGTCGGGGCATCTGCTTGGATCAGCCGGCGCCATCGAGGCGATCGCGACCATACTGTCCATCGATGAAAGTGTCGTGCATCCCACAATCAATCTTGATTACCCCGATCCGGACTGCGATCTGGATTATGTACCGCAGAAGAAGCGGGAGGTTTCCATAAACTGTGCGCTGTCGAATTCGTTCGGCTTTGGCGGTCACAACGTCACCCTGGTGGTCGGCAGCGTGAACGGCAGCAGATAA
- the rnc gene encoding ribonuclease III, with product MSLFDNLRKILGVAVSAHAADLYAVQELLGYHFRDTALLLLSLTHRSYSRFDQDHSPSNERLEFLGDSVLGLVIADQLFQDNPDLREGELTQTKAKLVNENALASVAGDIGLNKFLRLSPEEDKAGGRSRPSIISDAFESVIAAVYLDGGLEAARDVILRLIYSRRDELATDSAQRNFKGELLELTQSRGDGAPRYDVLAAEGPDHRKRFNIAVNVAGQRVGSGEGSSKKEAEQQAAAVALKKLSEDAP from the coding sequence ATGAGTCTTTTTGACAATCTAAGAAAAATACTTGGTGTGGCGGTGAGTGCACACGCGGCGGACCTCTATGCCGTGCAGGAATTGCTGGGCTACCATTTCCGCGACACCGCACTATTACTGCTCAGCCTCACCCATCGCTCATATTCACGATTCGATCAGGATCACTCACCATCCAACGAGCGGTTGGAGTTTCTCGGTGACTCGGTCCTGGGGCTGGTCATCGCCGATCAGTTGTTCCAAGACAACCCCGATCTTCGCGAGGGAGAACTCACTCAGACCAAAGCAAAACTGGTCAATGAAAACGCGCTGGCCTCGGTAGCCGGGGATATCGGGCTGAACAAGTTTCTTCGTTTATCACCGGAAGAAGATAAAGCCGGTGGGCGCAGCCGTCCGTCGATCATCTCCGACGCTTTCGAGTCGGTCATTGCGGCGGTCTATCTCGATGGTGGATTGGAAGCGGCCCGTGATGTCATTCTGCGGTTGATCTACTCACGACGAGATGAGCTGGCGACCGATTCGGCTCAACGTAATTTCAAGGGAGAACTACTTGAGTTGACCCAGTCGCGCGGTGATGGTGCGCCGCGTTATGATGTTTTGGCTGCTGAGGGACCCGACCATCGCAAGCGGTTCAACATCGCCGTCAATGTGGCCGGTCAGCGAGTCGGCTCAGGCGAAGGATCATCCAAGAAAGAGGCGGAACAACAGGCCGCCGCCGTTGCGCTTAAGAAGCTCTCCGAAGATGCGCCCTAG
- a CDS encoding ABC transporter ATP-binding protein/permease has product MSEHNKETTTDLFSTVTKHLKRYRFYLISGGVCIIASNLLLLLLPYITKIVFDLLEQQGTDRERLNWVLILIALAFLSGLFRFLTRRTVIWMSRRVEYDLRGEVFRHLLTLSPSYYDKTRTGDIMARMTSDLEAIRMMVGPGIMHFTSTIVTFVIALSFMVYLSPRLTLYSLVPMVLFPLVANRVGNLVHRRAMRIQDHFSVLTASVQENIAGIRVVKAYRQEENETEHFAGLSRQYLDLNMDMARLYAAMVPILFLLASLLMLSALYFGGLEVMNDVVPLGTLVAFFAYLSMLIWPAVALGWVVSLYQRGKASLQRINRILHTEPDIKQSADKLHAEKMRGHIAFRALDFKYNGTRVLRGIELTIEPGQTIGLVGRTGSGKTTLVSLLAHLYPIDRGQLFIDGVDINDWDLSALRRQIGFATQEPFLFSDSLGDNIRFGVTGATDESVEQAASTAALTKDVDTFADRFSTIIGERGITLSGGQKQRTAIARAILTDPAVLVLDDATSSVDTETEDEINQRISSVLAGRTSIIISHRVSSVKGADRILYLEDGRIVEQGPHEELIALGGRYHDLHRSQLLAEQLENL; this is encoded by the coding sequence GTGAGCGAGCACAACAAAGAAACCACGACAGACCTGTTTAGTACTGTCACCAAACATCTGAAGCGATATCGTTTCTACCTGATATCAGGCGGCGTCTGCATCATTGCATCTAATCTCTTGCTTTTGCTTTTGCCGTACATCACAAAGATCGTTTTTGATCTTCTGGAACAGCAAGGGACCGATCGCGAACGATTGAACTGGGTGCTGATCCTGATAGCCCTGGCTTTCTTGTCTGGTTTGTTTCGGTTTCTGACCAGACGCACCGTCATCTGGATGTCGCGACGAGTTGAGTATGATCTTCGGGGAGAGGTGTTCCGCCACCTATTGACTCTGTCACCCTCCTACTACGACAAGACCCGCACCGGTGATATAATGGCCCGCATGACCAGCGATCTGGAGGCCATTCGTATGATGGTCGGCCCTGGTATCATGCATTTTACCAGTACCATTGTGACATTCGTAATAGCCTTGTCGTTTATGGTCTATTTGTCGCCACGCTTGACCCTCTATTCTCTGGTTCCCATGGTGCTGTTTCCGTTGGTTGCCAATCGCGTTGGCAACCTTGTGCACAGGCGCGCCATGCGTATTCAGGATCACTTTTCGGTTCTCACTGCTTCAGTTCAGGAAAACATTGCCGGCATACGCGTTGTCAAAGCCTACCGTCAGGAGGAAAACGAAACCGAACATTTCGCGGGACTGTCAAGACAATACCTGGACCTCAACATGGATATGGCCCGGCTGTATGCCGCCATGGTGCCGATTCTCTTCTTGTTGGCCTCGCTCTTGATGTTGTCCGCGTTGTATTTCGGGGGTCTGGAAGTCATGAACGATGTTGTCCCGCTCGGGACTCTGGTTGCCTTTTTTGCCTATTTATCCATGCTCATCTGGCCGGCGGTGGCCCTTGGCTGGGTGGTGTCTTTGTACCAACGAGGCAAGGCGTCGCTTCAGCGGATCAATCGTATTCTGCACACCGAGCCGGACATAAAACAGAGCGCTGACAAACTGCATGCAGAAAAGATGCGTGGGCATATTGCGTTTCGCGCTCTGGATTTCAAGTATAACGGCACGAGAGTTCTTCGTGGAATCGAGCTTACCATCGAACCGGGTCAGACGATCGGATTGGTCGGTCGCACCGGTTCCGGTAAAACAACGCTTGTGTCGCTGCTGGCTCATCTTTATCCGATTGATCGAGGCCAGTTGTTTATTGACGGTGTCGACATTAACGACTGGGACCTATCGGCGCTGCGGCGTCAAATTGGGTTCGCAACGCAGGAGCCGTTCCTGTTTTCTGACAGCCTGGGCGACAACATTCGGTTCGGTGTCACCGGCGCTACCGATGAATCGGTCGAGCAAGCTGCGTCGACAGCGGCTCTGACCAAGGATGTCGACACTTTTGCCGACCGCTTTTCAACCATCATCGGCGAACGCGGCATCACCTTGTCCGGCGGCCAGAAACAACGCACGGCCATCGCGCGGGCGATCCTGACCGATCCGGCCGTGTTAGTGCTGGATGACGCAACATCGTCGGTTGACACCGAGACCGAAGATGAGATCAATCAACGGATATCCAGTGTCCTGGCCGGGCGGACGTCAATCATAATTTCGCACCGGGTCTCATCGGTCAAGGGCGCCGACCGGATTCTGTATTTGGAAGATGGCCGGATCGTCGAGCAGGGACCGCATGAGGAGTTGATAGCCCTGGGCGGGCGATATCATGATCTCCATCGTTCACAGTTACTGGCCGAACAGTTGGAGAACCTATGA
- a CDS encoding electron transfer flavoprotein subunit beta/FixA family protein, translating into MNIVVLIKQVPEIALIKVDEAANEVVLPQGPGMVNPFDEYAVEEALRIKEQSGGTVSVISVGSERTDSALRACLALGVDEAYLLCDDSFVGSDPQAAGRILAAGLKKLDGVDLILAGKQAIDSDAAQVPTVVAALLDLPQAMFVRKFESVESGSATVQRTTEEGYDLIQLSLPAVVSVVKEINEPRLPSLKGKMAAKKKTITTWTAADLEIDSGGVGEASLTKTIKVSVPPPRPSGEMVEGETPEEIAGKLFDKLRDKQVL; encoded by the coding sequence ATGAATATTGTCGTTCTGATAAAACAAGTACCTGAAATTGCACTGATAAAAGTGGATGAAGCAGCCAACGAAGTAGTCCTGCCGCAGGGGCCGGGAATGGTCAACCCCTTCGACGAATACGCCGTGGAAGAAGCTCTTCGCATCAAAGAGCAATCCGGGGGGACGGTCAGCGTTATTTCGGTCGGTTCCGAGCGCACCGACTCTGCCCTGCGGGCCTGCCTGGCGTTGGGGGTCGATGAAGCCTACCTTTTGTGTGACGATTCTTTTGTCGGTTCCGACCCTCAGGCAGCCGGTCGCATTCTGGCCGCCGGTCTAAAGAAACTTGACGGTGTCGATCTGATTCTGGCCGGTAAGCAGGCCATCGATTCCGACGCTGCTCAGGTTCCCACGGTCGTGGCAGCGCTTTTGGATCTGCCGCAGGCTATGTTTGTGCGTAAGTTCGAGTCGGTCGAAAGCGGTTCGGCTACTGTGCAGCGCACTACGGAAGAAGGATACGATCTGATACAGTTATCGCTGCCGGCCGTGGTTTCGGTGGTGAAAGAGATCAACGAACCCAGACTGCCATCGTTGAAGGGCAAGATGGCGGCCAAGAAGAAGACAATCACCACCTGGACCGCGGCTGATTTGGAGATCGATTCCGGTGGTGTCGGCGAGGCATCGTTGACCAAGACGATCAAAGTGTCGGTACCGCCGCCGCGTCCTTCGGGTGAGATGGTCGAAGGGGAGACACCGGAGGAGATCGCCGGAAAGTTGTTCGACAAACTCAGAGACAAACAGGTTTTGTAA
- a CDS encoding ABC transporter ATP-binding protein/permease → MSGGNNYHDEEVLGKAYDARLMKRLLTYIRPYRLWVTLAVILLLLGSLLQISFAFFTQIAIDDYIAHGDQAGLVRLALVFLLAVGLSFGASFAQLYITAWLGQRVLHDIRMQVFSHLQKLRLSYFDRNPVGRLVTRVTSDVNVLNEMFSSGVVTVIGDLFMLALIVAVLLYYNWQLALITFVVLPLLIGATFLFRAKVRRVYREVRVRVAQLNAFVQEHIGGIKLLQLFVREERTYDRFDKINHDLQSVHHRGIYYYAIFFPAVEIISALSLALLLYYGGARINEATLTFGELVAFIHLVERFYRPIRDLSEKYNILQASMASSERIFALLDTVPASTEGGSVGRFTGQMTLDNVWFAYNPDEWVLRDVSFTVEPGEKVAIVGATGAGKTSLVSLLYRFYDYQRGAIKLDGLTLKDWSQQRLRSHLGLVLQDVFVFTGDFATNVRLRDKTISDEAVREALHRVGFDRFLIDLPDGIHSRVRERGATLSTGQKQLLSFARALAHDPDVLILDEATSSVDTETELLIQKALDELLKNRTSIVIAHRLSTIEKADKIVVLHHGEVRQIGTHNDLVKEPGIYQTLYQMQYQKPKRPPSTPVT, encoded by the coding sequence ATGAGCGGGGGCAACAACTATCACGACGAAGAAGTGCTGGGCAAGGCATACGACGCTCGTCTGATGAAGCGACTGCTTACTTACATCCGGCCCTATCGGTTGTGGGTGACTCTGGCCGTGATTCTGCTTTTGTTGGGTTCGCTGCTTCAGATTTCGTTCGCTTTTTTCACGCAGATCGCCATCGACGATTACATAGCCCATGGTGACCAGGCCGGTTTGGTGCGCCTGGCTCTGGTATTTCTGTTGGCCGTTGGGCTTTCTTTCGGCGCCTCATTTGCGCAGTTGTACATCACGGCGTGGCTGGGGCAACGGGTGCTGCATGATATTCGAATGCAGGTTTTTTCGCATCTTCAAAAACTGCGCCTGAGTTATTTTGATCGCAACCCGGTCGGTCGGCTGGTGACCCGCGTGACATCCGACGTCAACGTGCTCAATGAGATGTTCTCCTCCGGAGTCGTTACAGTGATCGGCGATCTGTTCATGCTGGCTTTGATTGTCGCGGTCCTTCTATACTACAACTGGCAATTGGCTCTGATAACCTTTGTGGTCCTCCCTCTGTTGATTGGCGCCACTTTCCTCTTTCGGGCCAAGGTGCGGCGCGTCTATCGCGAGGTGCGGGTACGAGTGGCTCAGTTGAACGCTTTCGTTCAGGAGCACATCGGCGGCATCAAACTTCTGCAGTTGTTCGTGCGCGAGGAAAGAACCTATGACAGGTTCGACAAAATTAACCACGACCTGCAATCGGTGCACCATCGAGGTATCTACTACTATGCTATCTTTTTCCCGGCCGTCGAAATAATCAGCGCTTTGTCGTTGGCTCTCCTTCTGTATTATGGCGGCGCGCGCATAAACGAGGCTACATTGACTTTCGGGGAGCTGGTTGCGTTCATTCATCTGGTCGAACGTTTCTACCGACCGATAAGAGATCTTTCTGAAAAGTACAACATCCTGCAGGCTTCGATGGCATCATCCGAGCGCATCTTTGCACTCCTGGACACGGTACCGGCATCAACCGAAGGCGGTAGCGTGGGCAGGTTCACCGGACAGATGACGCTTGACAATGTCTGGTTTGCGTACAACCCGGATGAATGGGTGCTAAGGGATGTGTCGTTCACGGTTGAGCCGGGGGAGAAAGTAGCCATCGTGGGCGCCACCGGGGCCGGCAAGACCTCGCTGGTTTCGTTGCTGTATCGCTTTTATGATTATCAGCGGGGGGCAATCAAGTTGGATGGCCTCACGCTGAAAGACTGGTCGCAGCAACGTCTGCGTTCGCATCTCGGTTTGGTGCTGCAGGACGTATTTGTTTTCACCGGCGACTTCGCTACCAATGTGAGGTTGCGCGACAAGACCATCAGCGACGAGGCTGTTCGAGAGGCACTTCATCGTGTCGGCTTTGATCGCTTTCTTATCGATCTACCCGATGGCATCCACTCCAGGGTGCGGGAGCGTGGGGCTACACTGTCGACTGGTCAGAAGCAACTGCTGTCGTTTGCCCGAGCTTTGGCTCACGACCCTGATGTGTTGATTCTGGACGAGGCGACCAGTTCGGTGGATACTGAAACCGAGTTGCTGATACAGAAAGCTCTCGATGAACTTTTGAAAAACCGAACCTCGATTGTGATAGCACATCGTTTATCGACAATTGAGAAAGCCGACAAGATCGTAGTCCTGCACCACGGTGAAGTACGACAGATAGGTACCCATAATGATCTGGTGAAAGAACCGGGTATTTACCAAACACTTTATCAGATGCAGTACCAGAAACCAAAACGACCACCCTCGACTCCGGTGACATAG
- a CDS encoding inositol monophosphatase — protein sequence MTIVPPGKTAIKRLSGLSAELAREAGGVLKQGFNRRLSIVYKGRIDPVTQFDLKAEKLITSRIRKLYPDHAILAEEGTAVDSLSPYRWVIDPLDGTVNYAHGFPMYCVSIAVEYEEQAVAAAVFDPERNEMFTAAVGLGSFLDSRKIHVSSESRLDRSLLATGFSYKVSTERRNNLGLFARMVKKAQGVRRPGSAALDLCWLACGRIDGFWELNLHPWDTAAARLIVEQAGGRVTRLNARPFSIFDKDILASNGRIHRAMQKVLTAK from the coding sequence ATGACCATCGTGCCGCCCGGAAAGACAGCGATAAAACGGCTGAGTGGGCTCAGCGCCGAGCTTGCCCGTGAGGCCGGCGGCGTTCTCAAGCAGGGATTCAATCGCAGGCTGTCGATTGTGTATAAGGGGCGCATTGATCCGGTGACCCAGTTTGATCTTAAAGCAGAAAAACTGATAACCTCGCGCATCAGGAAACTCTACCCGGACCACGCCATCCTGGCCGAAGAAGGTACAGCCGTCGACTCGTTATCCCCCTATCGCTGGGTGATCGACCCGCTTGACGGCACGGTGAATTATGCCCACGGATTTCCCATGTACTGTGTTTCCATTGCCGTTGAATACGAGGAGCAGGCTGTAGCCGCCGCGGTGTTTGACCCGGAAAGAAATGAGATGTTCACGGCCGCAGTGGGATTGGGGAGTTTCTTAGACAGCCGAAAGATTCATGTCTCGTCCGAATCCCGTCTGGACCGATCTCTGTTGGCTACCGGATTTTCATATAAGGTGTCGACCGAGCGCAGGAACAATCTGGGCCTGTTCGCGCGCATGGTCAAGAAAGCCCAAGGCGTTCGTCGACCCGGATCGGCGGCCCTTGATCTCTGTTGGCTGGCCTGCGGACGAATCGATGGCTTCTGGGAACTCAATTTGCACCCCTGGGACACGGCCGCGGCGAGATTGATTGTTGAACAGGCAGGCGGCAGAGTGACCCGACTGAACGCGAGACCTTTTTCCATTTTCGACAAAGACATCCTGGCCTCCAACGGTCGCATCCATCGGGCCATGCAAAAAGTACTGACGGCAAAGTAG